In a single window of the Arthrobacter sp. StoSoilA2 genome:
- a CDS encoding baseplate J/gp47 family protein, with protein MSLPVPNLDDRSFADLVAGARERIQQIAPEWTDLSVHDPGITIVEAFAYLTDTLMYRLNRVPDKLYAVYLNLLGTSLYPPSTAETMLEFSRSSATGTSAVQEIRIPRGTQVSCPPGVPGSPQPVFTTTAAATLAPGKTSVLVPAADVTMYDAVPIGTGTGRPGQSFVIPNAPIVSGAGLAVAVEVPAGTRLSSGEAVLVDGKPFRYCKEVEAFADARPGEMPVRIDRSAGVAMFAWWDEESKGRTESGQGPLVPGPGAEVRAWYRSGGGSGGNVGAGQLTVLRSPVPGAKVTNPEPATGGRDGESLENALRRAPQDFQARDRAVTVRDYEVLARRHGGVGRARAFTRKDLWAFARPGEVEIVLVPFVPGGRAGAAQPLRAADLASHARDEVRIEVEQYLRRRSTVGAEPVVRWGLYKQVLVDARIVVRPDEDAEAVKSRIVGRLSEGISPLSPDSSSYGSGFGKPLRVSNLYRAMEEAEPGVQYVDRVRLEVDKVPDSDAVSLVQAEGQDKTWFVAQGGTLFRTTNAADGWEACADFGDDGDQAEETVRAIAPFRSPAPGRVGPERHPGMVAVSTVTGTGSRIYISEDLGESWRKAAELGFVVADLCWVDRQGEPLLLLAGERGLYELSMSQGAIPVQNVVDTSQPDRGFYAVDALVDVRGRTGVVVAAEASEGVWLSPDAGTADSFKQVKAAGEDIRCMTIQYDGGASYVWLGRAVPEGTGTGCLRLKIDELGRTDFDESFMDSWEQFSTGWTGGSCWGVHVMGDAAYAATQSGGVLRLQLGQASAQWSVPDVNCNLPLRDRTRFEPVKSVSGAILDGKPLVLAAGPKGVYRSTDNTVKWESCTRRVVDDVVTLPDTWLFCSGDHRIEVVHGKG; from the coding sequence ATGAGTCTTCCCGTGCCCAACCTGGATGACCGCAGCTTCGCGGACCTTGTGGCCGGTGCCCGGGAACGCATCCAGCAAATCGCCCCTGAATGGACGGACCTCTCCGTCCACGATCCCGGCATCACCATCGTCGAGGCCTTCGCCTACCTCACGGACACGCTCATGTACCGGCTCAACCGTGTGCCGGACAAGCTCTACGCCGTCTACTTGAATCTCCTCGGCACGTCCCTGTACCCGCCGAGCACTGCCGAAACGATGCTGGAATTCAGCCGTTCATCCGCCACAGGCACAAGCGCAGTCCAGGAAATCCGCATCCCCAGGGGTACACAGGTCAGCTGCCCGCCAGGGGTTCCGGGTTCACCCCAGCCAGTATTTACGACGACGGCGGCAGCCACTTTGGCGCCCGGCAAGACCAGCGTGCTGGTCCCCGCAGCCGACGTCACCATGTATGACGCGGTACCGATTGGTACCGGTACCGGCAGGCCGGGCCAGAGCTTCGTGATCCCGAACGCGCCGATCGTCTCGGGCGCTGGGCTGGCGGTCGCCGTCGAAGTTCCGGCGGGGACGCGGCTGAGCAGTGGCGAGGCTGTCCTGGTGGACGGAAAGCCGTTCCGGTACTGCAAGGAAGTGGAGGCGTTTGCTGACGCAAGGCCGGGTGAGATGCCGGTGCGGATTGATCGAAGTGCCGGCGTCGCGATGTTCGCTTGGTGGGACGAGGAGTCCAAGGGGCGGACGGAATCCGGGCAGGGGCCGTTGGTACCAGGGCCGGGCGCCGAGGTTCGCGCCTGGTACCGCAGCGGTGGCGGTTCGGGCGGCAACGTGGGCGCGGGTCAGCTCACGGTGTTGCGTTCCCCTGTTCCAGGTGCCAAGGTCACTAATCCTGAACCAGCCACCGGGGGCCGCGATGGCGAGTCCTTGGAGAACGCCCTGAGGCGCGCGCCCCAGGATTTTCAAGCCCGCGACCGCGCAGTCACTGTCCGGGACTACGAGGTCCTGGCACGTCGCCACGGCGGGGTGGGCCGGGCGAGGGCGTTCACGAGGAAGGATCTGTGGGCGTTTGCCAGGCCCGGCGAAGTAGAAATTGTGTTGGTGCCATTCGTTCCCGGCGGCAGGGCGGGGGCGGCCCAACCATTACGCGCAGCGGACCTTGCGTCACATGCACGCGACGAAGTGCGGATTGAAGTGGAACAATATCTCCGCAGGCGGTCCACGGTTGGCGCCGAGCCTGTAGTGCGCTGGGGCCTCTACAAACAGGTGCTGGTGGATGCGCGGATCGTTGTTCGTCCCGATGAGGACGCCGAGGCCGTGAAATCCAGGATCGTGGGCCGCCTGTCTGAGGGGATCAGTCCGCTGAGCCCGGATTCGTCCAGTTATGGATCCGGCTTTGGGAAGCCACTGCGTGTCTCCAATCTGTACCGTGCCATGGAGGAGGCCGAGCCTGGCGTTCAGTATGTGGACCGCGTCAGGCTGGAAGTGGACAAAGTTCCGGACAGTGATGCCGTGTCCTTGGTCCAGGCTGAAGGCCAGGACAAGACGTGGTTCGTGGCCCAAGGCGGCACCCTGTTCCGCACTACCAACGCCGCCGACGGCTGGGAAGCTTGTGCGGATTTTGGCGACGACGGCGACCAGGCGGAAGAAACCGTCCGCGCCATCGCCCCGTTCCGTTCCCCCGCACCTGGCCGGGTGGGTCCGGAGCGGCATCCGGGCATGGTGGCCGTCAGCACGGTGACCGGCACTGGTTCCCGTATCTACATCAGCGAGGACCTCGGCGAATCCTGGCGCAAAGCAGCCGAGCTGGGGTTCGTCGTCGCCGATTTGTGTTGGGTGGACCGTCAAGGCGAGCCGTTGCTGTTGCTTGCCGGCGAACGCGGACTGTACGAACTTTCCATGAGCCAAGGGGCAATCCCCGTGCAGAACGTGGTGGATACGTCCCAGCCGGATCGTGGCTTTTACGCGGTGGACGCCTTGGTGGACGTCCGCGGGCGGACAGGTGTTGTGGTGGCTGCGGAGGCCTCGGAAGGCGTCTGGCTCTCCCCCGACGCCGGTACCGCGGACAGCTTCAAGCAGGTCAAGGCCGCCGGCGAGGACATCCGCTGCATGACCATCCAGTACGACGGCGGTGCGAGCTATGTGTGGCTCGGCCGCGCAGTGCCGGAAGGGACCGGGACGGGATGCCTGCGGCTGAAGATCGATGAGCTGGGCCGTACCGATTTCGATGAGTCGTTCATGGATTCTTGGGAGCAGTTCAGCACTGGCTGGACCGGGGGAAGTTGCTGGGGTGTCCACGTGATGGGCGACGCTGCCTATGCCGCTACCCAGAGCGGCGGTGTGTTGCGCCTGCAACTGGGCCAGGCGTCGGCGCAGTGGAGCGTGCCGGACGTCAACTGCAATCTGCCGTTGAGGGACCGCACCCGCTTCGAGCCGGTCAAATCCGTGTCCGGGGCAATCCTTGACGGCAAACCCTTGGTCCTCGCCGCCGGTCCCAAAGGCGTGTACCGCAGCACTGACAACACCGTGAAATGGGAGAGCTGCACACGGCGCGTGGTGGACGACGTCGTGACGCTGCCCGACACCTGGCTGTTCTGCTCGGGTGACCACAGGATCGAGGTGGTCCATGGCAAGGGCTGA
- a CDS encoding phage tail protein: MARAEPMGPSGSKLLKVLPEVFQVAADTSSPLQALLAVAEDMHEPVRQVLDRIHNVPDPGRAPSSLIPFLSRWVDLDWLTLPGPEAGAGSGSIPVASAISIARQRDLIAAAAQLSARRGTVDGLTRFLHLATGVPGFDVESVPGAFHIRVLVPAEAGGQLELVRRIVKGMKPAHVTDEVQVRANGDDA; the protein is encoded by the coding sequence ATGGCAAGGGCTGAGCCCATGGGGCCATCCGGGTCCAAGCTGCTGAAGGTCCTGCCGGAAGTTTTCCAGGTGGCCGCCGATACCAGCTCTCCCCTGCAGGCCCTGCTTGCCGTGGCCGAGGACATGCATGAGCCCGTCCGGCAGGTCCTGGACCGCATCCATAACGTTCCCGATCCCGGCCGCGCGCCGTCGTCGTTGATTCCTTTTCTCTCGCGGTGGGTGGATCTGGACTGGCTGACGCTGCCCGGTCCGGAGGCCGGCGCTGGATCCGGGAGCATTCCGGTGGCCAGCGCAATTTCCATAGCGCGGCAACGGGACCTCATCGCAGCCGCGGCGCAGCTCTCTGCCCGCCGCGGCACTGTGGACGGGCTCACCCGCTTCCTGCACCTGGCCACGGGGGTGCCCGGATTCGACGTCGAATCCGTGCCCGGCGCCTTCCACATCAGGGTGCTGGTTCCTGCGGAAGCGGGTGGGCAGCTGGAGTTGGTCAGGCGGATCGTCAAAGGCATGAAGCCCGCACACGTGACGGATGAGGTTCAAGTGCGGGCGAACGGTGACGACGCATGA
- a CDS encoding PASTA domain-containing protein, translated as MTAITMTLSSPDVVLKDGKGSLTASVTNGSTTSERVVLGAFPGQVNNPPSKTYTSIPNPLRTIAAGATEQYVVNFDTAGASEGSYPVKLIAYSADDAPEDYADQAHVVTLTVPAAEKPKPTPGFPWLWVIIGGVVLLAVIGVILYFMFKDANVPDVKAKPQAEAVQILTDAGFKAATSEIESASPEGTVVNQSPAGGEKVGRGSTVNLEIAVPVKATVPSVLGSRIETARNAFQAAQLQLDFTQGSACQSSPPLSLTRCIVVGVNPDVGTKVNVNALVLVRTELRSSIILDPVNICLSNPQLCEVRLNP; from the coding sequence ATGACTGCCATCACCATGACGTTGAGCTCCCCGGATGTCGTCCTTAAAGATGGGAAGGGTTCGCTGACAGCGTCCGTCACCAACGGCTCCACCACTTCCGAGCGCGTGGTGCTCGGAGCCTTCCCCGGGCAGGTGAACAATCCGCCGTCGAAAACGTACACCAGCATCCCCAACCCATTGCGGACCATCGCCGCGGGGGCCACCGAACAATACGTGGTCAATTTCGACACCGCGGGGGCATCCGAGGGGAGCTACCCGGTGAAGCTGATCGCCTACTCCGCCGACGACGCACCCGAGGACTACGCGGACCAGGCGCATGTGGTCACACTGACTGTCCCGGCCGCCGAGAAACCGAAGCCGACGCCGGGATTCCCCTGGTTGTGGGTGATCATCGGGGGTGTGGTGCTGCTGGCCGTTATCGGCGTGATCCTGTACTTCATGTTCAAGGACGCCAACGTTCCGGACGTAAAAGCCAAGCCGCAAGCTGAGGCGGTCCAGATCCTCACTGACGCCGGCTTCAAAGCAGCCACGAGCGAGATCGAAAGCGCCTCGCCCGAAGGTACGGTAGTCAACCAGAGTCCCGCCGGCGGCGAGAAAGTGGGCCGCGGCAGCACGGTCAACCTGGAAATTGCGGTGCCCGTGAAGGCCACCGTGCCCAGTGTCCTGGGATCACGGATCGAAACAGCCCGCAACGCCTTCCAGGCAGCACAACTGCAATTGGACTTCACCCAGGGTTCCGCCTGCCAAAGCTCGCCTCCCCTCTCCCTGACGCGCTGCATAGTGGTGGGGGTCAATCCCGACGTCGGCACTAAAGTCAACGTCAACGCACTCGTTTTGGTGCGGACTGAATTGAGGTCCAGCATCATCCTTGATCCCGTAAACATTTGTCTCAGCAACCCCCAACTTTGCGAGGTGAGGCTGAACCCGTGA
- a CDS encoding pyridoxal phosphate-dependent aminotransferase: MRPMQHSSKLQNVRYELRGPILQAAKAMEAEGHRILKMNLGDTAPFGLEAPESVVVDMIHHIRGAQGYSDSKGIFSARTAISQYYQTRGLMTIGVEDVFIGNGVSELISMTLQAFMENGDEILIPAPDYPLWTAAVTLTGGKAVHYLCDEDENWWPDMADVESKITPRTRGIVIINPNNPTGAVYPRHILEQFAALARKHDLVLFSDEIYEKIRYVDAPHIHTAAVADDIPVLTFSGLSKAYRMPGYRAGWVAVTGPLTATAAYRESLELLASLRLCSNVPAQHAIQTCLGGYQSIEALIRPGGRLREQRDLAWKLLTAIPGVSCVPAAGAMYLFPRLDPEIYPIESDEKFVLQLLQEQKILVSHGTAFNWPTPDHFRFVILPTVEDIEEAVRRIEHFLAAYRNRPVD, encoded by the coding sequence ATGCGTCCGATGCAGCACTCCAGCAAACTCCAGAATGTCCGCTACGAACTCCGTGGTCCCATCCTCCAGGCCGCCAAGGCCATGGAAGCCGAGGGACACCGCATCCTCAAGATGAACCTTGGGGACACGGCACCGTTCGGGTTGGAAGCGCCGGAGTCAGTGGTGGTGGACATGATCCACCACATCCGCGGGGCCCAGGGCTACAGCGATTCCAAGGGCATCTTCTCCGCCCGGACCGCGATCTCGCAGTACTACCAGACGCGCGGACTGATGACGATCGGCGTCGAGGATGTCTTCATCGGCAACGGCGTCAGCGAACTCATTTCCATGACCCTGCAGGCGTTCATGGAAAACGGTGACGAGATCCTCATCCCGGCACCCGACTACCCGCTCTGGACCGCGGCCGTGACGCTCACGGGCGGCAAAGCCGTGCACTACCTTTGCGATGAGGACGAGAACTGGTGGCCGGACATGGCCGACGTCGAATCAAAGATCACTCCGCGCACACGGGGCATCGTGATCATCAACCCGAACAATCCCACAGGGGCCGTGTACCCCAGGCACATCCTTGAGCAATTCGCGGCGCTCGCAAGGAAGCATGATCTCGTCCTCTTTTCCGATGAGATCTACGAGAAGATCCGCTACGTCGACGCCCCGCACATTCATACCGCCGCGGTAGCGGACGACATCCCGGTTCTGACGTTCAGCGGACTTTCCAAGGCTTACCGCATGCCCGGCTACCGTGCGGGTTGGGTTGCCGTGACGGGACCATTGACCGCAACGGCTGCCTATCGCGAATCCCTGGAACTGCTGGCTTCGCTGAGGTTGTGCTCCAACGTTCCCGCCCAGCACGCCATCCAAACCTGCCTGGGCGGATACCAAAGCATCGAGGCACTCATTCGTCCCGGCGGCCGCCTGCGTGAGCAACGGGACCTGGCGTGGAAGTTGTTGACCGCGATCCCGGGCGTTTCGTGCGTCCCCGCCGCGGGCGCAATGTACCTGTTCCCCCGGCTGGATCCTGAGATCTACCCCATTGAGAGCGACGAGAAGTTCGTCCTTCAACTCCTGCAGGAACAGAAAATCCTCGTCTCGCACGGAACGGCCTTCAATTGGCCAACCCCGGACCACTTCCGCTTCGTGATCCTGCCGACCGTGGAGGACATCGAGGAAGCCGTGCGCAGGATCGAGCATTTCCTGGCGGCGTACCGGAACCGCCCGGTGGACTAA
- a CDS encoding zinc-dependent alcohol dehydrogenase family protein, with protein MRAVVFDEVRTQPDVREVTKPEAPARGVVVKVLATGMCRSDWHAWAGHDDIAVPHVPGHELAGVIDSVGEDVQRWKVGDRVTVPFVCGCGKCEWCLDGDAQVCPDQEQPGFTHWGSFAEYVALHAADSNLVAIPESVEFTTAASLGCRFATAYRALAARAQVKAGEWVTVVGAGGVGLSAVMIAKAMGAKVIAVDRNPEALAVAARLGADHTVLADGADIPAAVNVLSNGGSHVAVDAVGSEQTCADAILSLRRRGRHVQIGLLPSIDGNPQVPMARVIGWELDVLGSHGMAAVDYPGMMALIAQGALRPQLLIERTIGLEEAALLLPGFDKASPAGMTMVDPAR; from the coding sequence ATGCGCGCAGTAGTTTTTGATGAGGTCCGGACCCAACCCGACGTTCGGGAGGTCACCAAACCCGAGGCTCCCGCTCGAGGTGTAGTGGTGAAGGTTTTAGCCACCGGCATGTGCCGCAGCGACTGGCACGCCTGGGCCGGCCACGATGACATAGCGGTGCCCCACGTTCCAGGCCACGAGCTCGCCGGTGTCATCGACTCCGTCGGGGAAGACGTCCAGCGCTGGAAGGTCGGCGACCGCGTCACCGTCCCCTTCGTTTGCGGGTGCGGTAAGTGCGAATGGTGCCTTGATGGTGACGCGCAGGTGTGCCCCGACCAGGAGCAGCCCGGCTTCACCCACTGGGGATCGTTCGCCGAATACGTGGCCCTGCACGCTGCCGACAGCAACCTGGTTGCCATACCGGAAAGCGTTGAATTTACGACGGCGGCAAGCCTCGGCTGCCGCTTCGCCACGGCATATCGTGCCCTGGCAGCCCGTGCCCAGGTGAAAGCCGGCGAATGGGTGACAGTTGTGGGCGCGGGAGGCGTGGGCCTCAGCGCTGTGATGATTGCCAAGGCCATGGGAGCCAAGGTCATTGCCGTGGATCGGAACCCGGAGGCCTTGGCCGTGGCTGCACGTTTGGGTGCAGACCACACCGTGCTTGCTGACGGTGCGGATATCCCCGCCGCGGTCAACGTCCTCTCCAACGGAGGCAGCCACGTGGCGGTAGACGCCGTCGGAAGTGAACAAACCTGCGCAGACGCAATCCTCAGCCTTCGCAGGCGGGGCCGGCACGTCCAGATCGGCCTGTTGCCCTCCATTGACGGCAACCCGCAGGTGCCGATGGCCCGCGTGATCGGCTGGGAACTGGATGTCCTGGGCAGCCACGGCATGGCCGCGGTGGACTATCCCGGAATGATGGCCCTCATTGCACAGGGTGCGCTCCGGCCGCAGCTGCTGATCGAACGCACTATCGGCCTGGAAGAAGCAGCGCTCCTATTGCCCGGCTTCGATAAGGCCAGCCCCGCAGGCATGACGATGGTGGACCCGGCGCGCTAA
- a CDS encoding carboxymuconolactone decarboxylase family protein, producing the protein MTRINIGHSNKLGYAAVIGLEGYARKSVDPDLYELIKLRASILNGCGFCVDMHSTDGRKRGIPARKLHAVAAWQHSKVFFDAREQAVLALTDAVTQLGPDTVTDEIWNAAATHFDDSQMGGLILAISTINVWNRIAVSTQMEPPVDEKNPIV; encoded by the coding sequence ATGACCCGCATCAATATCGGCCACAGCAACAAACTCGGCTACGCCGCTGTCATCGGGCTGGAGGGCTACGCCCGGAAGTCGGTTGATCCCGACTTGTACGAACTCATCAAGCTCCGTGCCTCCATCCTTAATGGCTGCGGTTTCTGCGTGGACATGCATTCCACTGACGGTCGGAAGCGCGGGATTCCTGCCCGCAAGTTGCATGCCGTGGCGGCGTGGCAGCATTCGAAGGTGTTCTTCGATGCCCGCGAGCAGGCGGTGCTGGCCTTGACCGACGCCGTCACGCAGCTCGGTCCGGATACCGTCACCGACGAGATCTGGAATGCGGCCGCCACCCATTTCGACGACAGCCAGATGGGCGGTTTGATCCTGGCCATCTCCACGATCAATGTGTGGAACAGGATTGCCGTGAGCACGCAAATGGAGCCGCCGGTAGATGAGAAGAACCCGATCGTCTGA
- a CDS encoding sigma-70 family RNA polymerase sigma factor, whose protein sequence is MSLAVSATDAWQSERNRLLGIAYRMLGDFGHAEDVVSEVAIDAVRQERKADGHRVESWPAWLTTVCVRRSVDRVRQLAAAREDYTVPWLPEPVDTSRLPEEAVANRELLSLTLLHLAEQLAPEARAALVLHRAFGMSAPEIADILEKTPTAVRQMISRAERRLDIDPDAPAPRTKDRAALEKLVRAIEQGDIDTVVAMLDRDAVLWADGGGKVRSAMNPVFGAERIGRFFAGILGKAVVFDPVQPVTAELIAVNGEPALVLRHSGRADVLVLDGGPDGTIRGLRQISNPDKLTRVSL, encoded by the coding sequence ATGAGTCTTGCGGTGTCGGCCACGGACGCGTGGCAGAGCGAACGGAATCGTTTGTTGGGAATCGCCTACCGGATGTTGGGAGATTTCGGCCATGCGGAGGACGTCGTCTCCGAGGTTGCCATCGATGCCGTTCGGCAGGAACGCAAGGCCGATGGCCACCGCGTGGAATCCTGGCCCGCGTGGCTGACAACGGTGTGCGTGCGGCGCTCGGTTGACCGGGTCCGCCAACTCGCCGCTGCGCGCGAGGACTACACCGTGCCTTGGTTGCCGGAGCCGGTGGACACCTCCAGGCTTCCGGAAGAAGCCGTGGCCAACCGCGAGCTCCTGTCCTTGACCTTGCTTCACCTGGCTGAGCAGCTGGCGCCGGAGGCGAGGGCTGCCCTGGTGCTCCACCGCGCTTTTGGGATGTCCGCGCCGGAAATCGCGGACATCCTGGAAAAGACTCCCACTGCTGTACGCCAAATGATCTCCAGGGCGGAGCGCCGCTTGGACATCGACCCGGACGCTCCCGCTCCGAGGACCAAGGATCGCGCAGCCTTGGAGAAGCTTGTACGAGCCATCGAGCAGGGTGATATTGACACGGTAGTGGCGATGCTCGACCGGGATGCAGTGCTCTGGGCCGACGGCGGCGGCAAGGTCAGGAGCGCAATGAACCCGGTGTTCGGGGCGGAGCGGATCGGGCGGTTCTTCGCGGGCATCCTCGGCAAAGCGGTGGTTTTCGATCCCGTACAGCCCGTCACTGCCGAGCTCATCGCTGTGAACGGGGAACCAGCGCTGGTACTCCGGCACTCGGGCCGCGCCGACGTCTTGGTGCTCGACGGCGGCCCTGACGGCACCATCCGCGGGTTGCGGCAGATCTCGAATCCGGACAAGCTGACGCGGGTTTCGCTGTGA
- a CDS encoding amino acid permease, which translates to MSRAVSNSGNPGLGLFRATGIYVGAILGSGVLVLPAIAAQVAGPASLLAWALLLVFCTPVAFSFAEMSRQQPDAGGIATFVTRAFGQRASVVAGYLFYFAIPFGAPATAVIGGEYIAHAMGGGRETALIAAGFILAAGFLSNAVGIRVSSKLQLFLMVLLVALLALAVAVAAPYAKAENFVPFAPNGYWAVGGAASLLFFCFAGWEAVTHLAGEFRNPERDLKRATWLTLVVVGVVYIGLVAACVAVLGPGLAGSSVPVAELLAKGLGPAAAPVTAVAAAVLTFGPLNTFVAGASKLGARLASDGVLPRPLARGVAAGEVPSVSLGALAVMTSFSFALAAVGLLSMEFQIGAASACFTAVTAFGLAAGVLLLPRGTAAWYGVIVAAVVMLVVLLFSGWALLVPAVLGVAALLVGRLYLKPPVPQLSHGRSVVNS; encoded by the coding sequence GTGAGTAGAGCTGTCAGTAATTCGGGTAATCCAGGCCTTGGCTTGTTCAGGGCGACGGGGATCTATGTAGGTGCCATTCTGGGGTCCGGTGTGCTGGTTCTGCCAGCTATCGCCGCCCAGGTTGCAGGACCGGCGTCGTTATTGGCGTGGGCGTTGCTGCTGGTGTTCTGTACACCGGTGGCGTTCAGCTTCGCGGAAATGTCCAGGCAACAGCCCGACGCCGGAGGGATCGCCACGTTCGTGACCCGCGCTTTCGGGCAGCGGGCCTCAGTTGTGGCCGGCTACCTCTTCTACTTCGCCATCCCGTTCGGGGCGCCCGCCACCGCGGTGATCGGCGGGGAATACATCGCGCATGCCATGGGCGGCGGGCGGGAGACGGCCCTGATCGCGGCCGGGTTCATCCTGGCGGCAGGTTTCCTGAGCAACGCGGTGGGGATCCGGGTCTCCAGCAAACTGCAACTCTTCCTCATGGTCTTGCTCGTGGCGTTGCTCGCGCTCGCCGTCGCCGTGGCCGCGCCCTACGCCAAGGCAGAGAACTTCGTTCCCTTCGCCCCGAACGGCTACTGGGCCGTGGGTGGCGCAGCGAGCCTGCTGTTCTTCTGCTTCGCCGGGTGGGAAGCCGTGACGCATCTGGCCGGCGAATTCCGCAACCCCGAGCGCGACTTGAAGCGGGCCACCTGGCTAACGCTTGTCGTCGTGGGTGTTGTCTACATCGGTTTGGTGGCAGCCTGTGTCGCCGTCCTCGGTCCAGGCCTCGCTGGCAGCAGCGTGCCGGTGGCCGAACTGCTGGCGAAAGGACTGGGACCGGCGGCGGCTCCCGTGACGGCTGTGGCCGCAGCCGTGTTGACGTTCGGACCGCTGAATACTTTCGTCGCCGGGGCCAGCAAGCTGGGCGCCAGGTTGGCGTCCGACGGCGTGCTGCCGCGGCCTTTGGCGCGTGGCGTGGCTGCCGGCGAGGTGCCCTCTGTGAGCCTCGGCGCGCTGGCTGTTATGACGTCGTTTTCCTTTGCCCTGGCCGCTGTGGGGCTCCTCAGCATGGAGTTCCAGATCGGCGCCGCGTCGGCGTGCTTCACGGCCGTCACCGCGTTCGGGCTGGCTGCAGGCGTGCTCCTGTTGCCCCGTGGAACCGCAGCCTGGTACGGCGTGATCGTGGCCGCCGTCGTAATGCTGGTTGTCCTGCTGTTCAGCGGCTGGGCCTTGCTGGTGCCCGCCGTGCTGGGTGTTGCGGCATTGTTGGTGGGGCGCTTGTATTTGAAACCCCCGGTGCCACAATTGAGCCATGGCCGCAGCGTGGTCAATTCGTGA